The following nucleotide sequence is from Dehalogenimonas formicexedens.
CTCAAGAGCTTCAAGAGCCTCTTCCGGCAATTCGACAACCTTACCGCAGGCGCGGCATTTCAGATGGTGATGGTGGCCTTCCTCGGAGTGATGATAAACATGGGCGCCGTGGATCTCGGCTTTAACTACCAGGCCCAGGCTTTCCAGGAGGTCGAGGGTACGGTAGACGGTCGAGCGGTCGACTCCCGCCACCTTGTCTTTGACCTGCTCATACAGGGCGTCGGCGGTCAGGTGCGCGTCCTCATGGTGGAGGATATCGAGGATGACTCTCCGCTGCGGAGTCAGGCGGTAGCCCTTGGCTTTGAGGATGTTATTGCAACTCATCGTTATTGCGACTCTTTGCAATAATTATGGCAAAGCTTGACGCCTGTGTCAACGCCCGGTGAGAGAAAATCAGGCAGTGAGATCTGCCGGAATAATCGAAAACAGCACCGCGTCGTGCACCTTATCGGGAAGGGACAGGCGGTTTCTGAGTATGGCTTCCCGGATCGCGCCTGCGTTTTCAGCGGTCTTCCGGCTGGCTGAATTTTCCACCCCGGCCAGAATTTCGATGCGGTTCAGCTTGAGGTCGTTGATCCCGAAACGGATGAGGAGCCTTGCCGCCCTTGCCGCCACACCCTGGCCCTGCCGGCTGCTCCGCACCCAGTAGCCAAGGTTAGCCACTTTGTCGATGGTATTCATGTGGTTCAAACCGCAGCCGCCGATGAACGAGCCATCCTTTGCGTCGATGATGCCGAACTCATACTCCGAGCCCTCCGGCCAGGACTTCATGGCGTTCTTGATCCAGCCTTCGCTTTCGGTCATGGAGTAACCATCGTGAGCCCAGGGCATCCACTGTTTCAGGCAAGTCATAGACTCCTGGACCGCGAGAAAAACCTCAAGCGCGTCGGACATCCGCAGCGGCCTTAGAGTGATCACACCGTCAGTGAGTTCTTTTAGTTCCATTTTACCCTCTCGCCCTTAACCGGTCGCTGGAATCCAGCATGATCGTCACCGGGCCGTCGTTGACCAGTTCGACGAACATATGCGCCTGGAACCTGCCCGTTTCGACCTTGACTCCCAGATTTCTCGCCTCGGCGACGAACTCGTCGAACATGAATTCCGCGGTTTCCGGGGGAGCGGCATCGGTGAAAGACGGCCGTCTGCCCTTGCGCGTATCGGCCATAAGTGTGAACTGGCTTATCAGGAGAAGTTCGCCTTTGACGTCGAGCAGCGATAAATTGAACTTGGAGTCGGCGTCGGCGAAGATCCTCAGGTTGACGATCTTGTTCACCAGGTAGTCGATGTCAGCCTTCTCATCGCCCGCCGCCACCCCCACCAGCGCCGCCAGCCCCCCGCCGATGCTGCCGATAACCTCGCCGTCGACGGTAACTTGTGCCCGGGACACTCTCTGTATGAGCGCTTTCATGTCCGTATTCTAGGCTATCGAACCGCCAGCCGCCACCAGGATATTCCAGGCGACGATCAGGATGTAGATAGCGACGATGATCGCCGTGACCACCAGCATCGGTTTCGGCGCTCGCCGCGACAGATCCCAGAGAAGGACGGCCGCGACAATACTGGCGCCCGCTTTTATCAATACAAACTCTCTTCTGGTCACCCAGTAGATCAAGAGAGCGTTTCCCTCGGTGCCGGCTCCGCTGGTCACAATAAACTGGGACACGACGGCGTCAGCTATGTTCAGGAGCACCAGCGACACGAGTAAAATCCGCGTTTGCCGCCGGGCTTTCTGGTCTGACGCTGCCGGTGGAGGAACTTGTTTCACCAGCTCTTACCACCGGCTGAGTTCGGCGCCCCACTGCCGCGCCCGTTCGATCTCGCCTTCCTTGAGCGGGCCCTGGGTGCCCTCGACGACGAATTTCTGGGCTTCGCTGGCTTTCCGGTAGCCGAGTTTCTTCATGCTCTCCTCGATGGCCGGCGTCGCCTTGCCCCACGGTCCCTTTACCCTGGTCTCGAACGCGGCAAAAGGCTTTTCACCGGGGACCAGTGAATCCAGCCAGGTCCGCATCGGCGGTTGGGACAGGTCGGGAGGCGCGCTGCCCGCTTTCACCTGGATGCCCCCGATCATCCTTTCGTTGGGCACGGAAAAACCCATCACCGGCGAGCCGACGACGAGGAAATCCGCATCCCTGATCGCCCCCGCGGTCGCTTCTCTGGTCGACATCACCCGGGTCCCCGGCCCCAACCCCTCGGCGATAGCCTGGGCGATAGCCGCCGTATTGCCCCATAAAGATTCGTAAACCACGACCGCTTTCATCAAATATCTCCTTGGCGTTCGATCATTCTCAACCATTTTAGGAGCGGTTAGAAGCGATGGCAAGAGATTTGTTGGATTTTCCGACGTAAAAAAGAGAGAAGCCTTATGGCTTCTCTCTTCAAATCCCCGGCATCGGGAGCTATTGAACGATAATCGTGCCGGTCATACCCGGGTGGATGGTGCAGTAATAGGGATAAGTTCCGGCGGTATTGAAGGTATAGGTGTAGCTGCCGCCCGGGTTGAACAGGCCGCTGTCGAAAATTCCGTTAGAGCTGGTCACCGAATGCTGGACACTGTCTTTGTTACGCCAGGTTACCGTGGTCCCGACGCTCACGGTGAGGGTTCTGGGTGAGTACTGGATGTTTTTCATGTCGACGGTGTTCGGCGGCGTCGAGCCGCCGCAGCCCAACGGTACCAGGGTGGCGGCAAACAGCAGAACACAGGCGAGAACCCCGAAGAACCTCTTTGAATTTTTTATCATTTCAAGCTCCCATTACAATTCGATATATTTAGTATAACTTTAATTATGCCGAGCTCAAAAAATGGGTATACCGGATAAAGAAGCAGCCGGCGGTTTTCCGCCGGCTGCTTCCGTCTAGATTGGACGATGGTTTAATTCACGAATCCGTCGGAAAGCGTCTTCAGGAAGGCCAGGATATTGGCCTGGTCGGCCATGACCGTCATCATGCCGCCGCCGCCCATGCCGCCGCCTCCCATTCCGCCTCCGCCGCCGCCCATCATGGGCATGGTGAAGTTGAGAGTCTCCAGGTTCAGGGACACCTCGGGCGCCGGGAACAGGTTCGGGTCGGGCATCATGCCGCCGCCCATGCCTCCGCCGCCCATCCCGCCGCCACCGCCCATGCCGCCACCCATCATCGCCTCCATGTGGGCGCGCCAGGTATAGAACATGATGACATCTTCGAGGGATTTGAAGTAGCCGTTATGCATGTAGGCCTTGACGAAGTCAGGGCTCGGCCTCAGGTCCACGTTCCGCAGCGTCGGCACCTTGAACTTGCCAAGGTTGGCTTCCCAGGTCGAGTCGCCGATGCTCTGAAGGAAGGCGCCCAACCCGTAATCGAGCCAATCCGCGCCTTCGGGGTTGTACTTTTTGTCCGCTGAGTAGAAGGGGTTGGCCGGGTTCTTGGGCACGCCGATGTTGTGGTAGCTGTAATCGGTGAACACCGGCCTGGCATCCATCGAGTCGCCCATCGAATGGCAGCGGACGCAGTCGCCGCGGGAAGGATCGTTGAACGCCGCCAGGCCCTGCAGTTCGTTATCCGCCAGTCCCAGGCCGCGGAAATTCTCCCAGTAGGACTGCGAAGGCGCCGGGGTGATGTTGACCCTGGATGAACCGGGCTGGGAACGATAGTTGGAACCCCCATTGGTAATCGTAATCGAGGTAACAACTCCGTTAACCACGGTAGCGTAGGCTGTCGCGCCTGAGCCCATCATGCCGTTTCCGAAACTGATAGTAGGTGCGGCCGAATAGCCGGAACCGCCATTAGTAACGGTGACGGCGGTGATGACCCCACCGACCACTGTGGATGTGGCCGTCGCTCCGCTGCCAACCCCGGCATTGCTGAAGCTGATCTTGGTGACATCCAGCCCCGCCGTTTTGGCGTTGGCCCAGAATACGTCGAACTTGGAACTGAACGAACTGACCTCGGGGCTTTCTTCGAAAGCGGCGATAGCTTTTGCGATATTGGCATAAGTTTCATCAAGGTGGCTGTTGATGTAGCTTTCCTTGATAGTGTTCTTCCCGAAAACTGCCTCATAAAGCCCCGCATATTCGGAGTGGGCCACCCCCAGGCACACCACCCTCGCCGAAGGCATGGCCTGCTCCAGCGGGTTCAGGAATGGACCCTGGGCTTGTTCTGCCAGAGGATCATCGAGCGTCCAGCCGGTCGCTCGGCCGTCGTAGAACATGCCGCCGATCCAATTGCCGGCCGTATCTTGATGCAGTATCGGGCTGTCACCGGCATAGGCCGCTGACGGCGGCTTGCGGTTGCCCGCCCGGCCGTTGATCGCCCCGGGGTAGATCGCCTGCCCCGCGTTGATCGCCGAGTCCGGCCCGGTGTAGCCGGTCGTCGGGTCGTGGCAGGTGGCGCAGGACATGTTGTTGCCGCTGGAAAGGTTGGTGTCATAGAACAGGTACCTGCCAAGCAGGACTTTTTGCTCGTCTTTTGAGAGCCCGCTCCAGTCGTCGGCCGCGGCTTCGACCGGCGCCAGCGCCAGCATCAGCCCCACAACCGCCGCCCCCATGATCAGCTTTCTTCTTCTCACTTTTTCCTCCCCCTTGAAACCACCATAAGTTGGGTGGTATTTCACCGGATTTTATTTTAAGGAATATAATACCCGGTTAACAATACGTAGATGTACTAGATTTTTATTACGTATCGCTACGTATTTGGGGCTAATACTATGTCCAAGTATGTCCAAGCCGCCCGGCCCATCGTCATTGAGAGAAGTCGTTGCCGGAGTGGGGCAGCCGGCTGATGATTGGCTATTTTCAGAGGTTCGTGTCCGGGCCTACGGTTGGTATAATTTTAAGCATCAGTTAACAAGAGGTGGCGTTATGTTTCGCGTTCGCCGCATCCTCGACGATACCCGGGCTACCGGCAAGCAGGCCGTGGCGCAGGTCCAGCAGATCATGCGGGACCAGTTCCCCAAGCTGCTGCCGAAGACAATTGCCGCCCTGCCCCACTACCTCCGCAATCCTGTGAAGTACGGCTTCCGCTCGGTCCTCTTCGTGGCCGACGATGTCAAGGGCAATACCAAGGGCTTTGCCTTGATGTCCCACGACCCGGAGCTCAATTTCGCCTACCTTGACTATCTCTCCGCCGCCAGGGGCGTCACCGGCCAGGGCGTAGGAGGGGCGCTTTACGAACGTGTCCGCGAGGAGGCCTCCCGCCTGGGCGTCATCGGTCTCTTTTTCGAGGCGCTGCCGGACGACGCCAGACTATCCAAAGACCCCAGGATCAGAAAGCAGAACGCCGCCCGGCTGCGATTTTACGAACGCTTCGGTGCCTTCCCCATCGCCAACACCAGGTACGAAACGCCGATAGTCCCTGGCGGCGACAATCCGCCCCTGCTGGTGTTCGACGGACTGGGCAATGACGTCTCCCTCCCCGCCCCCCTTGCCAAATCCATAGTCCGCGCCATCCTGGAGCGAAAATACGGCGATATCCTGCCCGAAGGCTATGTCGACAGAGTGGTGGAATCCTTCAAGGACGACCCGGTGAAACTTCGTCCGTCCCGCTACTTGAAGGGCGAGGCTGAGGTCATCAGGAAGCGCTCCCTGCCGGTTGGCAAGCGAATCGTCCTCATCGTCAACGACAAGCACGCCATCCACCACGTTAAGGAGATCGGCTACGTCGAGGCCCCGGTGCGCATCGACACTATCATGGCCGAACTGGACAAGACCAGCCTGTTCTACCGCGTCCCGGCCGTACACTTCGGCGAACAGCGCATCACCGCCGTCCATGACGCCGAGTTCTTCAACTACTTCAAGCGGGTGTGCTCCAAGCTTGAGCCGGAGGAATCGGTCTATCCGTACGTCTTTCCCATCCGCAACGCCGCCCATCCGCCGGAAGACCTGGCCATCAGGGCCGGTTATTATTGCATCGACACCTTCACCCCCATCAACCGCAACGCCTTTCTGGCCGCCAGGCGGGCGGTGGACTGCAGCCTGACCGGAGCCAAATACCTTCTGGAAGGCACCCACCTGGTTTACGCCCTGGTGCGCCCGCCCGGCCATCACGCCGAGAGGCGGGCTTTCGGAGGCTTCTGCTACTTCAATTCCGCCGCCGCCGCGGCGCAGTACCTGAGCCCCTTCGGCACCGTCGCCATCCTGGATATCGACTACCACCATGGCAACGGCCAACAGGTCATCTTTTACAGCCGGCGTGACGTGCTGACCATCTCCATCCACTGTAAGCCCTCCGTCGCCTACCCTTACTTCAGCGGCTTCGCGTCAGAGTGCGGCGAGGGCGAAGGCGTAGGCTTCAATATCAACTACTCCCTCCCCGAAAAAGTGGACGGCCCCGCCTTCCGCATCGAGCTGAAAACGGCCCTGACCCGCATCAAGCGCTTCAGGCCGCAGTTCCTCGTGGTGGCCCTCGGCTTGGACACCGCCAGGAACGATCCCACCGGCACCTGGGACCTCCTGCCCGACGATTTCGAGGCCAACGGACGCCTTGTCGGCGCGCTCGGCTTGCCGACGCTGGTGGTTCAGGAGGGCGGCTACGACACCCAGGTCCTGGGCATCAACGCCCGCCGCTTTTTCACCGGCCTGTGGTCGGCTGCATACGAATAGAATCTCCTCGCCCCTTAAAAGTGGCCTTTCCTTGTCATTCCCTCTCCCTGTGGGAGAGGGCTTAAGCCTGCACTGAGCAAAGCGAATGTGGTGAGGGTTCCACCTATCTCTCCCGACTATCGCCGATCCAGGTCGGGAGTCGGGTAATGTAGGGGCGATCGCGAATGCGTCGCCCAACGATCTCACCCCTGCTCGTTTTTGTCATTCTGATCAGAGCGAAGCATCTGGAAGAATCTCTAAACCACCCTGAACACGACGTTCCGAAAATAAATGAGAATCGATCGAAAAAGGTGGATTAATCCCCTCTCTCGCTAACGGCGGGAGAGGGCTAGAGCCTGCACTGAGCAAAGCGAATGTGAGAGCGGGTCAGTTTTCTCCTTGTCCGCTGACGGCGGGAGAGGATTAAGGTGAGGCTGCCACTGACTTCCCCCTGTAGGGCACCGGTCCTCCCCCTCTGTCTTTGCGAGGAGTGAAACGACGAAGCAATCTTAGGTCGGTTTAGCCTTCCCCCTTTAGAAAGGGGGATTGAGGGGGATTTCGGTCCCCCAATTGACAGCTGGGAGTGGGGTAATGTAGGGGCGAGGCGCGCCTCGCCCTTGGCCCTCTATGGCGCCTTCAGCCACTCCGCCAGCACCCCCTGCTGCTCTGTCGTCAAGTTCTTCGCCGTCTTGTGGTCGACGAGGAACGCCGCCAGGCTGGCCTGGGTGAAATCTTTGAGTTCCGGTGCCGTGATGTTCGGGCCGTGGCCGCCGGTCCGGTCGGATTTGTGGCAGGACGCACAGTCGTTGGAGAAGATCTGGCCGGCGTCGGTCAAGTCAGCCGGCGATACCGTCTTCGGCACGCAGGCGGTGACCAGGCCGCCGAAAATCAGGATGACCGCCGGGACGATAAAATAAAGTGATTTCTTTTGCATCAAAACCCTCAATCAAAATTAGTCGGTGAAGTACTATTATAACTTGACGAAGGCGCCGGGCGAAACCCCCACCCCCAACCTCCACCAAACTGTCTTTGCGAGGAGCCTAAAAATTCTCTCCGCTTTACTCCCTCTCCGTGAAACGGAGAGGGTAAGGGGTAAGGGCGACGCGGCAATCTCGTAACTCTCTTTC
It contains:
- the dtd gene encoding D-aminoacyl-tRNA deacylase, whose amino-acid sequence is MKALIQRVSRAQVTVDGEVIGSIGGGLAALVGVAAGDEKADIDYLVNKIVNLRIFADADSKFNLSLLDVKGELLLISQFTLMADTRKGRRPSFTDAAPPETAEFMFDEFVAEARNLGVKVETGRFQAHMFVELVNDGPVTIMLDSSDRLRARG
- a CDS encoding cupredoxin domain-containing protein; translation: MIKNSKRFFGVLACVLLFAATLVPLGCGGSTPPNTVDMKNIQYSPRTLTVSVGTTVTWRNKDSVQHSVTSSNGIFDSGLFNPGGSYTYTFNTAGTYPYYCTIHPGMTGTIIVQ
- a CDS encoding histone deacetylase family protein, whose translation is MFRVRRILDDTRATGKQAVAQVQQIMRDQFPKLLPKTIAALPHYLRNPVKYGFRSVLFVADDVKGNTKGFALMSHDPELNFAYLDYLSAARGVTGQGVGGALYERVREEASRLGVIGLFFEALPDDARLSKDPRIRKQNAARLRFYERFGAFPIANTRYETPIVPGGDNPPLLVFDGLGNDVSLPAPLAKSIVRAILERKYGDILPEGYVDRVVESFKDDPVKLRPSRYLKGEAEVIRKRSLPVGKRIVLIVNDKHAIHHVKEIGYVEAPVRIDTIMAELDKTSLFYRVPAVHFGEQRITAVHDAEFFNYFKRVCSKLEPEESVYPYVFPIRNAAHPPEDLAIRAGYYCIDTFTPINRNAFLAARRAVDCSLTGAKYLLEGTHLVYALVRPPGHHAERRAFGGFCYFNSAAAAAQYLSPFGTVAILDIDYHHGNGQQVIFYSRRDVLTISIHCKPSVAYPYFSGFASECGEGEGVGFNINYSLPEKVDGPAFRIELKTALTRIKRFRPQFLVVALGLDTARNDPTGTWDLLPDDFEANGRLVGALGLPTLVVQEGGYDTQVLGINARRFFTGLWSAAYE
- a CDS encoding c-type cytochrome, which gives rise to MQKKSLYFIVPAVILIFGGLVTACVPKTVSPADLTDAGQIFSNDCASCHKSDRTGGHGPNITAPELKDFTQASLAAFLVDHKTAKNLTTEQQGVLAEWLKAP
- a CDS encoding cytochrome-c peroxidase — protein: MRRRKLIMGAAVVGLMLALAPVEAAADDWSGLSKDEQKVLLGRYLFYDTNLSSGNNMSCATCHDPTTGYTGPDSAINAGQAIYPGAINGRAGNRKPPSAAYAGDSPILHQDTAGNWIGGMFYDGRATGWTLDDPLAEQAQGPFLNPLEQAMPSARVVCLGVAHSEYAGLYEAVFGKNTIKESYINSHLDETYANIAKAIAAFEESPEVSSFSSKFDVFWANAKTAGLDVTKISFSNAGVGSGATATSTVVGGVITAVTVTNGGSGYSAAPTISFGNGMMGSGATAYATVVNGVVTSITITNGGSNYRSQPGSSRVNITPAPSQSYWENFRGLGLADNELQGLAAFNDPSRGDCVRCHSMGDSMDARPVFTDYSYHNIGVPKNPANPFYSADKKYNPEGADWLDYGLGAFLQSIGDSTWEANLGKFKVPTLRNVDLRPSPDFVKAYMHNGYFKSLEDVIMFYTWRAHMEAMMGGGMGGGGGMGGGGMGGGMMPDPNLFPAPEVSLNLETLNFTMPMMGGGGGGMGGGGMGGGGMMTVMADQANILAFLKTLSDGFVN
- a CDS encoding Fur family transcriptional regulator, translating into MSCNNILKAKGYRLTPQRRVILDILHHEDAHLTADALYEQVKDKVAGVDRSTVYRTLDLLESLGLVVKAEIHGAHVYHHSEEGHHHHLKCRACGKVVELPEEALEALEKSLLEKHGFAADLHHHVITGLCAECR
- a CDS encoding flavodoxin family protein codes for the protein MKAVVVYESLWGNTAAIAQAIAEGLGPGTRVMSTREATAGAIRDADFLVVGSPVMGFSVPNERMIGGIQVKAGSAPPDLSQPPMRTWLDSLVPGEKPFAAFETRVKGPWGKATPAIEESMKKLGYRKASEAQKFVVEGTQGPLKEGEIERARQWGAELSRW
- a CDS encoding GNAT family N-acetyltransferase translates to MELKELTDGVITLRPLRMSDALEVFLAVQESMTCLKQWMPWAHDGYSMTESEGWIKNAMKSWPEGSEYEFGIIDAKDGSFIGGCGLNHMNTIDKVANLGYWVRSSRQGQGVAARAARLLIRFGINDLKLNRIEILAGVENSASRKTAENAGAIREAILRNRLSLPDKVHDAVLFSIIPADLTA
- a CDS encoding DUF5658 family protein, with the translated sequence MKQVPPPAASDQKARRQTRILLVSLVLLNIADAVVSQFIVTSGAGTEGNALLIYWVTRREFVLIKAGASIVAAVLLWDLSRRAPKPMLVVTAIIVAIYILIVAWNILVAAGGSIA